The Chitinophaga pinensis DSM 2588 region CCCCCAAAAGTGAGATGGAAAGGTTAAGAGCGCTCCAGGAGTACGGGTTGCTGCAACTCATGCCCCAGCCGTCCCTCGATCAGTTTTGCAGACTGGCCCCCCTTATCTGTCAATTTCCCTTTTCCGCAATCTGTATTGCCGGAAATGACCAGCAACTGATCATTTCCGCAACCGATGTACCTGGTATACAGGAAACGTCTCCTGACTGGGGCTTTATGCAGCAGATCCTGCACAAAGGCTTATTCACCGAAGTAACTGACACCCTGAACGATCCCCTCACCCGCGATAACAAAGCGGTCGTGACAGCACCCCATATACGCGCATTCGCGGGCTTTCCCCTGCGGGATAAACAAGGCTTTCTGCTGGGGGCATTCATCGTCCTGCATACCGAACCTGCCCGGCTGACCAGCAACGAACAAACAGCCTTATCCATCCTGGCAGAAAAGATCTCAGATACTATACAGACCAACCGGCGGAGACAGGAAATGCATTATTTCACCAGACTGTTTGACCTTTCCGAAGGACTGGTATGTATCACTGATTTCTCCGGCAGACTATGGCAATTCAATAAAGCATTTACCACTGTACTGGGTTGGCCGGAAGCAGACCTGCAAACAATGTCCGCACTGGACCTGGTACACCCCGACGATACCGCCAGTACAGGAAAAGAACTTGCTAAAATGGGAGAAGGAGCATCAACCATCTCTTTCACTCACCGTGTAAGGACGGCAGAAGGCGATTACCGCCTGATACAATGGGTGGCTACGCCCGAACCACACACCGGGAACATCTTTGCCATGGGCCGGGATATCACCAGCGAAACACTCAAGGAACAGGCCCTGATCGAAAGTGAAACCAATGCCCGTACCTTCTTCGAAAATTCGCTGGGTATGATGTGCCGGCATGACCTGGACGGTCATATCACCTACGTCAATAAGGCCAGTGCCGACAGCGTCGGATACAGCATCGAGGAACTGCTGCAAATGAACCTCTATCAGCTGATCCCGCAACAATACCATGCTGATCTCGACCAATACCTCATCAATATCAGGATCAAAGGTAAAATAACGGGCCTGATGCATACACAGCATAAGAAAGGACATATCCGTATCTGGCTGTTTAACAATGTACTGATCAATGATGGCAAAGGCAGCGCTTATGTCATAGGCAATGCCGCAGATATCACAGAAAGACACGAACTGGAAACAGATCTCAAACGCACAAAGGAACTGCTGGAACGTACCAACCAGGTAGCCCGCATCGGGGGATGGGAGGTTGATCTTGGCACGCAGCAATTACACTGGTCGACCGTCACCTGTGAGATCCATGAAGTTCCCGAAGACTTCAACCTCACACCAGATAATGCCATGTCTTTTTATACCGGCGACAACCGCATACTACTGGACGCCGTCGTAGAACAAGCCATCACTAACGGCTCCCCCTGGCAGATAGAATTACAGATCACTACCTGGCGGGGCAGAAAGTTATGGGTCAGATCCATCGGACATGCAGAGTTTGAAGACGGTGTGTGTAAAAGACTGTACGGCACCTTCCAGGATATCGACGAAAAGAAAAAAGCGGACCTCGCTATTCAACAGTCCCGGCAACTACTGGAAGATGTCCTGGAATCTGCGTCGGAAGTCAGCATCATCGCGACTGATCACGAAGGCATTATCACCCTCTTTAACAAAGGCGCGGAAAGATTGCTGGGTTATAAAGCAGGTGAAGTCACCGGAAAAGAATCCTGGACCATCCTCCATGCAGAAGAAGAAATCATGAACCGGAGCATTGAATTATCAGCCCTATCCGGACAGCATATCGAAGGCTTTGAGGTATTCACGTATGTACCCGAACTGGAAGGCTCTGAACGCCGGGAATGGACTTATATCCGTAAAGATGGCTCACAGATCATCATATCGATGGTCGTAACACCCATCAGGGACAATGCAGTGATCACCGGTTATCTGGGTATTGCCGTGGATATCACCGAAAGAAAGAAGGCAGAACGCGACCTGAAAGAAGCCAAAATACAGGCAGAATATGCCAGTAAAGCCAAGTCTGAATTCCTGGCCAATATGAGCCATGAAATCCGTACGCCGCTCAATGGCGTCATCGGCTTTACTGACCTAGTGCTCAAAACCGCCCTAAATGAAACTCAGCAGCAATATGTAGCCATCGTCAATCAATCCGCCAATTCCCTGTTGAGTATCATCAATGACATACTCGACTTCTCCAAGATCGAAGCCGGCAAAATAGAACTGGATATCAGCAAATGCGATATCTATGAATTTAGTAGTCAGGCCAGTGATATATTAAGTTTTCAGGCGCAGCAAAAAGGACTGGAAATGTTGCTGAACGTATCCCCTGAACTACCGCGTTTTATGTGGGCAGATATCGTCCGGCTGAAACAGATCTTACTGAACCTTTTAAGCAACGCGGTTAAATTCACCGAAAAAGGAGAAATCGAGCTGGAAATAAAACCGATCGCTTACCCCTCCGTTGGTATGACGACCATCCGTTTTGAAGTGCGGGATACTGGTATCGGCATCCGTAAAAACAAGCAGGAAAAGATATTCGAAGCCTTCCTCCAGGAAGATATTTCCACTACTAAAAGATATGGCGGCACCGGACTCGGACTAAGCATTTCCAACAAACTCCTGGCCCTGATGGGCAGCAAGCTGCAACTGGAAAGCACCACCGGCAAAGGCAGTACCTTCTTCTTTGATCTCAATGTCAGAACGGAAGACGGCCAACCAATCGAATGGGGGAACATGGATCTTGTCAGGGATGTACTTATCGTAGATGATAATATCAACAACCGTACGATCCTCAAAACCATGCTGCAACTCAAAAACATCCGTTTTGACGAAGCCGCCAATGGTATTGAAGCGCTACAATTCCTGATGACCAAACAGCATTATGACGTCATCCTGATGGACTACCATATGCCTGTCATGGATGGCATCGAAACCATCCGTAAAATCAGGGAGAATTTCAGCGAACTCGATAAAGATCCCGCCATCATCCTGTTACACAGTTCGGCTGACGACGAAAAGCTGATCAAAGCCTGCGAAGAACTGCATGTAAGTCAACGGCTGCTCAAACCCATCAAAATACAGGAGATGTTTCATGCCCTGTCTCATTTGTACACGAAAGAAGATATGGAGAATACACTACAGGTAAATAAAGAATCCCGAAAAATAAAAGGTAATATCAGAATACTCATTGCGGAAGATAACCCTATCAATATGCTGCTGGCCACCACAATTATCCGGAAAATCGCGCCGGCGTCCCAGATCGTAGAAGCAAAAAATGGCCG contains the following coding sequences:
- a CDS encoding PAS domain S-box protein; translated protein: MNENAAPKSEMERLRALQEYGLLQLMPQPSLDQFCRLAPLICQFPFSAICIAGNDQQLIISATDVPGIQETSPDWGFMQQILHKGLFTEVTDTLNDPLTRDNKAVVTAPHIRAFAGFPLRDKQGFLLGAFIVLHTEPARLTSNEQTALSILAEKISDTIQTNRRRQEMHYFTRLFDLSEGLVCITDFSGRLWQFNKAFTTVLGWPEADLQTMSALDLVHPDDTASTGKELAKMGEGASTISFTHRVRTAEGDYRLIQWVATPEPHTGNIFAMGRDITSETLKEQALIESETNARTFFENSLGMMCRHDLDGHITYVNKASADSVGYSIEELLQMNLYQLIPQQYHADLDQYLINIRIKGKITGLMHTQHKKGHIRIWLFNNVLINDGKGSAYVIGNAADITERHELETDLKRTKELLERTNQVARIGGWEVDLGTQQLHWSTVTCEIHEVPEDFNLTPDNAMSFYTGDNRILLDAVVEQAITNGSPWQIELQITTWRGRKLWVRSIGHAEFEDGVCKRLYGTFQDIDEKKKADLAIQQSRQLLEDVLESASEVSIIATDHEGIITLFNKGAERLLGYKAGEVTGKESWTILHAEEEIMNRSIELSALSGQHIEGFEVFTYVPELEGSERREWTYIRKDGSQIIISMVVTPIRDNAVITGYLGIAVDITERKKAERDLKEAKIQAEYASKAKSEFLANMSHEIRTPLNGVIGFTDLVLKTALNETQQQYVAIVNQSANSLLSIINDILDFSKIEAGKIELDISKCDIYEFSSQASDILSFQAQQKGLEMLLNVSPELPRFMWADIVRLKQILLNLLSNAVKFTEKGEIELEIKPIAYPSVGMTTIRFEVRDTGIGIRKNKQEKIFEAFLQEDISTTKRYGGTGLGLSISNKLLALMGSKLQLESTTGKGSTFFFDLNVRTEDGQPIEWGNMDLVRDVLIVDDNINNRTILKTMLQLKNIRFDEAANGIEALQFLMTKQHYDVILMDYHMPVMDGIETIRKIRENFSELDKDPAIILLHSSADDEKLIKACEELHVSQRLLKPIKIQEMFHALSHLYTKEDMENTLQVNKESRKIKGNIRILIAEDNPINMLLATTIIRKIAPASQIVEAKNGREAVESCEQHLPDMIFMDIQMPIVNGYEATGRIRELSPHVHIPIIALTAGNVKGERDKCLAAGMDDFVTKPFVESNLVAVFEKWLTKRSVGR